A window from Trinickia violacea encodes these proteins:
- a CDS encoding MaoC family dehydratase → MSSTSNSGNYSVATINDFVGRELGVSSWVVVDQARIDAFAECTGDKQWIHVDEERAKRESPFGGTIAHGYLTLSLLASMAIEIGIVPKDATAGLNYGLDKVRFMTPVKAGARVRSRVTLVSAEQKGGGRILIKAMNELQIDGEDKPALVAETLAMLVA, encoded by the coding sequence ATGAGTAGCACGAGTAACAGCGGGAATTACAGCGTTGCCACGATCAATGATTTCGTGGGTCGCGAACTGGGTGTGTCGAGCTGGGTCGTCGTCGATCAAGCGCGCATCGATGCGTTCGCCGAGTGCACGGGCGACAAGCAATGGATTCACGTGGACGAGGAGCGGGCGAAACGCGAGAGTCCTTTCGGCGGCACGATCGCGCACGGCTATTTGACGCTCTCGTTGCTTGCGAGCATGGCGATCGAGATCGGCATCGTGCCCAAGGACGCAACGGCCGGGCTCAACTATGGCCTCGACAAAGTGCGCTTCATGACGCCCGTGAAGGCGGGGGCGCGCGTGCGCAGCCGTGTCACGCTCGTCTCGGCGGAGCAGAAGGGCGGCGGCCGCATTCTGATCAAAGCCATGAACGAACTGCAAATCGATGGCGAGGACAAACCCGCGCTGGTTGCGGAAACCCTCGCGATGCTGGTCGCCTGA
- a CDS encoding alpha/beta fold hydrolase, which produces MAVTTESPRQSEKADDLAASAADGMLGPNPFVGLRPCDIVATAQKIGAQAWRQPGLVMEQEMALARQLFELFSGRAESAPPKGDKRFTDAAWQNNSLYRMTLQGYLAWRNALEGFVERSGLNPDNKERARFVMSLITDAASPTNTLLGNPAALKKVIDTGGASLLDGCNNIVMDLLKNRGMPAQVNKTAFEVGKNLGTSKGAVVFRNEVLELIQYAPATQQVYSRPQLIVPPQINKFYVFDLSEGKSIVDYLVKNELQVFVVSWRNPTAAQSHWDLDTYVSALIEAIAAVREITGCDDVNLHGACSGAMTISALLGHLASRGEKTVHATTLMVAVLDNTADSQLGLFATPEAIAAAKQHSISRGVLAGEEMGRVFAWMRPNDLVWNYWVNNYLMGNAPPAFDVLYWNNDTTRLPAKLHGQLLDIFTQNLFSKPGGLTILGTPIDLSQVTCDKYVVAGITDHITPWKGVYNTATTFGGNTRFVLSSSGHIQSLINPPGNPKAKYYLNPELPANADAWLAGAQAEADSWWGNWRDWLTARSGEKRAAPVALGSERHPAGATAPGTYVSEA; this is translated from the coding sequence ATGGCGGTAACCACTGAAAGCCCGCGGCAAAGCGAAAAGGCCGACGATCTCGCGGCATCGGCCGCCGATGGCATGCTGGGACCCAATCCCTTTGTCGGCCTGCGGCCGTGCGATATCGTCGCCACGGCGCAAAAAATCGGCGCTCAGGCGTGGCGGCAACCGGGGTTGGTCATGGAGCAGGAAATGGCCCTGGCTCGCCAGCTTTTCGAGCTGTTCTCGGGTCGCGCGGAGTCCGCGCCCCCGAAAGGCGACAAGCGTTTCACCGACGCCGCATGGCAGAACAATTCGCTGTATCGCATGACGCTGCAAGGCTACCTCGCGTGGCGAAATGCCCTCGAGGGTTTCGTCGAGCGCTCCGGGTTGAATCCCGATAACAAGGAGCGCGCGCGGTTCGTGATGTCGCTCATTACGGACGCGGCGTCTCCGACCAACACGCTCCTCGGCAATCCCGCCGCGCTCAAGAAGGTCATCGATACCGGCGGCGCGAGCCTGCTGGACGGCTGCAACAACATCGTGATGGACCTGCTCAAGAATCGCGGCATGCCCGCGCAGGTCAACAAGACCGCTTTCGAGGTGGGCAAGAACCTCGGCACCTCCAAGGGCGCGGTGGTCTTTCGCAACGAGGTGCTCGAACTGATCCAGTACGCGCCGGCGACTCAGCAGGTCTACAGCCGGCCGCAACTGATCGTGCCGCCGCAGATCAACAAGTTCTATGTCTTCGATCTCTCCGAAGGCAAGAGCATCGTCGACTATCTGGTCAAGAACGAATTGCAGGTCTTCGTCGTCAGCTGGCGCAATCCGACCGCGGCGCAAAGCCACTGGGATCTGGACACCTATGTGAGCGCGCTCATCGAAGCGATCGCGGCGGTGCGCGAGATCACCGGGTGCGACGACGTCAACCTGCATGGCGCGTGCTCCGGCGCGATGACCATCTCGGCTTTGCTGGGACATCTCGCGAGCCGGGGCGAGAAGACGGTGCATGCCACCACGCTGATGGTCGCCGTACTCGACAATACCGCCGACTCGCAACTCGGTCTCTTTGCGACGCCCGAGGCCATCGCGGCCGCCAAGCAGCACAGCATTTCGCGCGGCGTGCTGGCGGGCGAGGAGATGGGACGCGTCTTCGCCTGGATGAGGCCCAACGATCTGGTTTGGAACTACTGGGTCAACAACTACTTGATGGGCAATGCGCCGCCCGCGTTCGACGTCCTTTACTGGAACAACGATACGACTCGCCTCCCTGCGAAGCTGCATGGGCAATTGCTCGACATCTTCACGCAGAACCTCTTCAGCAAGCCGGGCGGACTGACGATACTGGGCACGCCGATCGACCTGTCCCAAGTCACGTGCGACAAGTACGTGGTGGCAGGCATCACCGATCACATTACGCCGTGGAAGGGCGTGTACAACACGGCCACGACGTTTGGCGGCAATACGCGCTTCGTCTTGAGTTCGAGCGGTCATATCCAGAGCCTGATCAATCCTCCCGGCAACCCGAAGGCGAAGTACTACCTCAATCCCGAGTTGCCCGCGAACGCCGATGCGTGGCTCGCCGGCGCGCAGGCTGAAGCGGATTCGTGGTGGGGCAACTGGAGGGACTGGCTGACCGCGCGATCCGGAGAAAAGCGCGCAGCGCCCGTGGCGCTGGGCAGCGAACGGCACCCGGCCGGCGCGACTGCACCTGGAACCTACGTATCGGAAGCGTGA
- a CDS encoding phasin family protein has product MAATQPNTLFAEYTKLITQFKLPGLDLAAILESRRKDIEALAEANMTALAGVQQLGQKQIEIIRSTTTELQSLVTRLRSPGSETPAATGEGVQKTLQKAFVDMQELADAAYRAQTDSIAVVTKRFAEHVEELKALVQPKK; this is encoded by the coding sequence ATGGCAGCGACCCAACCCAACACGCTCTTTGCGGAATACACGAAGCTCATCACGCAGTTCAAGCTGCCGGGCCTCGACCTCGCCGCCATTCTCGAATCGCGGCGCAAGGACATCGAAGCGCTGGCCGAGGCCAACATGACCGCGCTCGCCGGCGTGCAGCAACTCGGTCAGAAGCAGATCGAGATCATCCGTTCGACGACGACGGAACTGCAATCGCTCGTGACACGCTTGCGGTCCCCCGGCAGCGAAACGCCTGCGGCAACGGGAGAGGGCGTGCAAAAGACGCTGCAAAAGGCGTTCGTCGACATGCAGGAGCTCGCGGATGCGGCGTACCGCGCTCAAACCGACAGTATCGCTGTCGTCACGAAGCGCTTCGCGGAGCATGTCGAAGAATTGAAAGCGCTCGTGCAGCCCAAGAAATGA
- the phaZ gene encoding poly(3-hydroxyalkanoate) depolymerase: MTDIPTSPELVDAMHIQTIDLDGQLLRVAVRPGSDASPPLLVFNGIGANLELVEPFVEALDDVTVIIFDVPGVGGSPAPLIPYRFSTLAVLSDKLLTRLGYAGAVDVLGVSWGGALAQQFALVYPRRCRRLILAATSPGVIMVPARLSVLSKLIGPRRYTDPDYLRQIGAEIYGGAYRRDPSLLEAHSRHIQAPRGRGYLYQLLAASGWTSLPWLGALRQPTLILHGNDDPIVPLTNAKILAARIRHATLHVIDDGHLFLITRASEVAPMVKRFLREESS, from the coding sequence ATGACCGACATACCAACAAGCCCGGAGTTAGTCGACGCCATGCACATTCAGACGATCGATCTGGACGGCCAACTGCTGCGCGTCGCTGTGCGGCCTGGCAGCGACGCCTCGCCGCCGCTGCTCGTGTTCAACGGCATCGGCGCGAATCTCGAACTGGTCGAGCCCTTCGTCGAAGCACTCGATGACGTGACGGTCATCATCTTCGACGTCCCCGGCGTCGGCGGCTCGCCGGCCCCGTTGATCCCGTATCGGTTCTCGACGTTGGCCGTCCTGTCCGACAAGCTGCTGACGCGGCTCGGCTACGCCGGCGCTGTCGACGTGCTCGGCGTCTCGTGGGGCGGGGCGCTCGCTCAGCAGTTCGCGCTCGTTTATCCCAGACGCTGCCGCAGGCTGATTCTCGCGGCCACGTCGCCGGGGGTGATCATGGTGCCTGCGCGGCTGTCGGTGCTTTCCAAACTGATCGGGCCGCGACGCTATACCGATCCGGACTACCTGCGGCAAATCGGGGCGGAAATCTACGGCGGCGCGTACCGGCGCGATCCGTCGCTGCTCGAGGCGCACAGCCGCCATATCCAGGCGCCGCGCGGCCGCGGCTATCTCTATCAATTGCTGGCGGCATCGGGGTGGACCAGCTTGCCGTGGCTGGGCGCGCTTCGGCAACCGACACTCATCCTGCACGGCAACGACGATCCGATCGTGCCGCTCACGAACGCCAAGATTCTCGCGGCAAGGATTCGACATGCGACGCTGCATGTGATCGATGACGGCCATCTTTTTCTGATCACGCGGGCAAGCGAAGTCGCTCCCATGGTGAAGCGGTTTTTGCGGGAGGAGTCGAGTTGA
- a CDS encoding DUF445 domain-containing protein: MSFVTERDGNAVRDESDPAGDEKRVRLKRMRATATCLLAVMIVLLLTCAFWQSAYPWLAWPRAFAEAGTVGAIADWYAVVALFRRPCGLPIPHTAIIPQNQQRIAESLGNFVEENFLTPEVIIGRLRGYNAAQALAGWLAVRKNSAVIADAVAASLPRMLGDIDETDVAHLFEQFVMPRLRALDVSRVASRVLNILTEGNRHQPLLDRGLIAVETWLSGNVDLIQAKFSEASKFTPATLDAYIVKKFIDGIVALIHEVVANPGHELRGRFDAAVHDLSNELGTSAVYRRYGRLLFRDCIRHLEEGGYYRVLLEHVRAFVLADLGGERSVVRDMLAGALASLGKGVASDASIQQKLNVWWLDIAKRLVAQHRHQLSALITDVVSGWDAKEVSGKIEAEIGRDLQYIRINGTFVGGMVGVLIHTGLFVVLR; this comes from the coding sequence TTGAGCTTCGTCACGGAGCGAGACGGGAATGCCGTGCGCGACGAGAGCGACCCGGCCGGGGACGAGAAGCGCGTTCGGCTGAAGCGCATGCGCGCGACGGCGACCTGTCTGCTTGCGGTGATGATCGTCCTGCTTCTCACGTGTGCGTTCTGGCAGTCCGCGTATCCGTGGCTAGCGTGGCCGCGCGCGTTTGCCGAGGCGGGTACGGTCGGTGCGATTGCAGACTGGTATGCGGTGGTCGCGTTGTTCCGGCGACCGTGCGGCCTACCGATCCCGCACACGGCGATCATTCCTCAAAACCAGCAACGCATCGCCGAGAGTCTCGGCAACTTTGTCGAAGAGAACTTCCTGACACCCGAAGTGATCATCGGGCGACTGCGTGGCTACAACGCCGCGCAAGCGCTGGCGGGGTGGCTCGCGGTACGGAAAAACAGCGCGGTCATCGCGGACGCGGTGGCCGCCTCGCTGCCTCGAATGCTCGGGGACATCGACGAGACGGACGTCGCACACCTCTTCGAGCAATTCGTGATGCCACGATTGCGCGCGCTCGATGTCTCTCGCGTCGCGAGCCGGGTCCTGAATATCCTCACCGAAGGCAATCGTCATCAGCCTCTGCTGGATCGCGGACTGATCGCAGTGGAAACGTGGTTGAGCGGCAACGTGGACTTGATCCAAGCGAAATTCAGCGAGGCGTCGAAGTTCACGCCGGCGACGCTGGACGCTTACATCGTCAAGAAGTTTATCGATGGCATCGTTGCGCTGATTCATGAGGTCGTCGCGAATCCGGGGCACGAACTCAGGGGCCGGTTTGACGCAGCCGTGCACGATTTGTCCAATGAGCTCGGCACGTCAGCGGTGTATCGCCGGTATGGCCGGCTGTTGTTCCGCGACTGTATTCGGCATCTGGAAGAGGGCGGCTATTACCGTGTCCTCCTCGAACACGTCCGCGCATTCGTGCTCGCCGATCTCGGAGGCGAGCGCTCTGTCGTGCGGGACATGCTTGCCGGTGCCCTTGCGTCCTTGGGCAAAGGCGTGGCGAGCGACGCTTCCATTCAGCAGAAGTTGAACGTGTGGTGGCTCGATATCGCCAAGCGCCTTGTGGCGCAGCACCGTCATCAGCTGTCGGCGCTGATCACCGACGTCGTATCAGGCTGGGACGCGAAAGAGGTGAGCGGAAAGATCGAGGCGGAGATCGGTCGAGACCTGCAATACATTCGAATCAACGGCACGTTTGTCGGCGGTATGGTGGGGGTGCTAATCCATACAGGTCTGTTCGTCGTCTTGCGCTAA
- a CDS encoding purine-nucleoside phosphorylase, producing the protein MLIRAFGAVISSLLLAGAAFAPAIAHADDSFAQDDGASHGRPVKVMIISMFGPEGQVWLDHLGPWQDITVAGLSPDYPAVHCNRQDVCVMTTGMGHANAAASIMALTFSPRFDLRHTYFMVAGIAGIDPMQGTVGSAAWANWLVDFGIQWEIDGREIPPGWNTGYLGINTTGPAQKPPLDYRTEVFQLNPALSNAAFALSRNVTLTDDAQAQAARAKYSYAPANRPPTVIQCDTLAGDTWWSGTDLGERARQWTKILTDGKGTYCTTQQEDNATFEALTRAATVHRVDLNRVAVLRAGSDFDRPYAGQSSADNLLNYASQGGFTIAIGNLFLAGNPLVQDIVTHWGEWREGVPQR; encoded by the coding sequence ATGCTAATTCGTGCTTTTGGCGCAGTGATTTCATCGTTGCTCTTGGCCGGCGCGGCCTTTGCTCCGGCCATCGCGCATGCCGACGACAGCTTCGCGCAGGACGACGGCGCGTCGCATGGCCGTCCGGTCAAGGTGATGATCATTTCGATGTTCGGTCCAGAAGGCCAAGTGTGGCTCGATCATCTCGGACCTTGGCAGGACATCACCGTGGCGGGTCTGTCTCCTGACTACCCGGCCGTGCACTGCAATCGCCAGGATGTCTGCGTGATGACGACGGGCATGGGGCACGCGAATGCCGCCGCGTCGATCATGGCGCTGACGTTCTCGCCGCGTTTCGACTTGCGTCATACGTACTTCATGGTGGCGGGCATCGCCGGTATCGATCCGATGCAGGGAACCGTCGGTTCCGCTGCCTGGGCGAACTGGCTCGTCGACTTCGGCATTCAGTGGGAAATCGACGGACGCGAAATTCCGCCGGGCTGGAACACCGGCTATCTCGGCATCAACACGACGGGCCCGGCGCAGAAGCCGCCGCTCGACTATCGCACCGAGGTGTTCCAGCTCAATCCGGCGCTCTCGAACGCGGCATTCGCGCTGTCGCGCAACGTGACGCTCACCGACGACGCACAGGCGCAAGCCGCCCGCGCCAAATACAGCTATGCGCCCGCGAACCGTCCGCCGACCGTGATCCAGTGCGACACCCTGGCGGGCGATACCTGGTGGTCGGGCACCGACCTTGGCGAGCGCGCGCGGCAATGGACGAAGATCCTGACCGACGGCAAGGGCACCTATTGCACGACGCAGCAGGAAGACAATGCCACGTTCGAGGCGCTGACGCGCGCGGCTACTGTGCATCGCGTCGACCTGAACCGTGTCGCGGTGCTGCGCGCCGGCTCGGACTTCGACCGGCCCTACGCGGGCCAATCGAGCGCGGACAATCTGCTCAACTACGCGTCGCAGGGCGGCTTCACGATCGCGATCGGCAATCTGTTCCTCGCCGGCAATCCGCTCGTGCAGGACATCGTCACGCATTGGGGCGAGTGGCGCGAGGGCGTACCGCAGAGGTAG
- a CDS encoding LuxR C-terminal-related transcriptional regulator codes for MLLATKVVPPRLPTGLIDRPRLAGLAAQTEKKRLTVIKAPAGFGKTSLALTWLKVLGASSARIAWLSLDAEDDEPARYFNHLAHALRQACGDVGASVIGLTAEASFVPANALASTLINELIDVDDEVYLFIDDYHLIREAPIHEAMSLFIANMPSQVHVVICSRTDPPLPTAKLRARNDLLELDASTLRFNFDETRRFVEHECPGKVRGTDVKSLFATTEGWAAALRISASVLARDDRPRGWTASVPTGASRPLADYLEDILQSLPAGMLEFMVRSAILDRLSAPLCEAVTGLGVGPSQIMLDAIVARQLLLEPMDVEGHWFRYHPLMAEYLQRQLEARYRDEVTELHRRAWQWYAAERQWTDAVRHAIAAGATDDAIRLMEHCAKSLLKKGDLLTLVGWQRQFPSDLMRAQITVTLATAWGTALAMRFDDAASMVESIERDAANKAVDADYLHWECVAIRSALAALQDDPHTALSLAQQYLARSTRDSWTSNAVSNVARFAHWKTGNLEALHAMPWIPDSIEEDQRSVFSTVYRLCLLGHAEMQQVHLSHAERLFSEAMDLAERHSGRHSIAAALCAPMLAQLRYEQGRLDEAEAMLVELMPVIELAVFLDSVLIGYRVLVRIAVARSNFSHAYALLDSAQALGQARRWNRLVAAALSERTRLNLREGRFAEASACVTQLRQLAAANAESSMPVSPEIENYRDFGAAYLAIGRHQTQEAVERLTDVVARLERFNGTYFALRLRTVLALAWLNAGEREQALEIFFDVAAVAAPAGVCQSIIDQGPEIGPLLMLARDQARTSAKAPEIVAWLDRLLERWQALHEPDSKPRREAERDLLSSRERGIIELIAQGQSNKEIARTLGITPETVKSHVKSIFMKLAVDKRAQAVSRAQALGLVKLN; via the coding sequence GTGCTGCTTGCCACCAAGGTCGTTCCGCCACGCTTGCCCACGGGCCTGATCGACCGCCCGCGCCTCGCCGGCCTCGCCGCGCAGACAGAAAAGAAGCGCCTGACGGTGATCAAGGCTCCCGCCGGATTTGGCAAGACGTCGCTCGCCCTCACTTGGCTAAAGGTGCTCGGGGCGAGCAGCGCGCGGATCGCCTGGCTCTCTCTCGACGCCGAAGACGACGAGCCCGCTCGCTACTTCAATCATCTCGCGCATGCGTTGCGGCAAGCTTGCGGCGACGTCGGCGCATCCGTGATCGGCTTGACCGCCGAAGCGTCGTTTGTGCCGGCGAATGCGCTTGCGTCGACGCTGATCAACGAGCTGATCGACGTCGACGACGAGGTCTACCTGTTCATCGACGACTACCACCTGATCCGCGAGGCCCCGATTCACGAAGCGATGTCGCTCTTCATCGCCAACATGCCCTCGCAGGTCCACGTGGTGATTTGCAGCCGAACCGATCCCCCGCTTCCCACGGCCAAGCTGCGAGCGCGAAACGATCTCTTGGAACTCGACGCGTCGACGTTGAGATTCAACTTCGACGAGACGCGCCGCTTCGTCGAGCACGAATGCCCCGGCAAGGTCCGCGGCACCGACGTGAAATCGCTGTTCGCGACGACCGAAGGCTGGGCCGCCGCGTTGCGCATCTCCGCGTCGGTGCTGGCGCGCGATGATCGCCCCCGGGGCTGGACGGCGAGCGTTCCGACCGGCGCATCGAGGCCGCTTGCGGATTACCTCGAAGACATCCTTCAGTCCTTACCGGCCGGGATGCTCGAGTTCATGGTGCGTTCCGCGATACTCGATCGTCTGAGCGCACCGCTTTGCGAGGCGGTCACCGGCCTTGGCGTCGGTCCGAGCCAAATCATGCTGGACGCGATCGTCGCGCGCCAGTTGCTGCTGGAGCCGATGGACGTCGAAGGGCATTGGTTCCGCTATCACCCGCTGATGGCCGAATACCTCCAGCGTCAGTTGGAGGCGCGATACCGCGACGAGGTCACCGAACTGCATCGGCGGGCCTGGCAATGGTACGCGGCAGAGCGCCAGTGGACAGACGCCGTCAGGCATGCCATAGCGGCCGGTGCGACCGACGACGCGATTCGCCTCATGGAGCACTGCGCCAAGTCGCTCCTTAAAAAAGGCGATCTGCTTACGCTGGTCGGCTGGCAGCGTCAATTCCCATCCGACTTGATGCGAGCCCAGATCACCGTCACGCTTGCGACGGCTTGGGGCACGGCCCTCGCCATGCGTTTCGACGACGCGGCCTCGATGGTGGAATCGATCGAGCGCGATGCCGCCAACAAGGCCGTCGACGCCGACTACCTCCACTGGGAGTGCGTAGCGATTCGCTCGGCGCTCGCCGCCTTGCAGGATGATCCGCACACCGCGCTCTCGCTCGCGCAGCAATATCTGGCGCGATCGACGCGCGATTCATGGACCTCCAACGCGGTCTCGAACGTGGCGCGTTTCGCTCACTGGAAAACGGGCAATCTCGAGGCCCTGCACGCCATGCCCTGGATTCCCGATTCGATCGAGGAAGACCAGCGCAGCGTATTCTCCACGGTCTATCGCCTTTGCCTGCTCGGCCATGCGGAAATGCAGCAAGTGCACCTTTCGCATGCGGAGCGCCTGTTTAGCGAAGCGATGGATCTCGCCGAGCGCCACTCCGGACGGCACTCGATCGCGGCCGCGTTGTGCGCCCCGATGTTGGCTCAATTGCGCTATGAGCAGGGCCGGCTTGACGAAGCCGAGGCGATGCTGGTCGAGCTCATGCCGGTCATCGAACTTGCCGTATTTCTCGACAGCGTCCTGATTGGCTATCGCGTGCTCGTTCGAATCGCCGTGGCGCGCTCCAATTTTTCGCACGCGTATGCCCTGCTGGATAGCGCACAGGCCCTGGGTCAAGCGCGTCGATGGAACCGGCTGGTCGCCGCCGCGCTCTCGGAGCGAACCCGGCTCAATCTAAGAGAAGGCCGGTTTGCCGAAGCAAGCGCGTGCGTGACCCAACTCCGACAGTTGGCCGCCGCCAACGCGGAGTCGTCCATGCCGGTGTCGCCGGAGATCGAGAACTACCGGGACTTCGGGGCCGCGTATCTCGCGATCGGAAGGCATCAGACGCAAGAGGCTGTCGAGCGGCTCACCGATGTAGTGGCGCGTCTCGAACGCTTCAACGGAACGTATTTCGCGCTGCGCCTGCGGACCGTCCTCGCGCTCGCGTGGCTAAACGCAGGCGAGCGCGAGCAGGCGCTCGAGATATTTTTTGACGTGGCGGCTGTCGCGGCGCCGGCCGGCGTCTGCCAGTCCATCATCGATCAAGGGCCAGAGATCGGCCCGCTATTGATGTTGGCGCGCGACCAGGCCCGCACCTCCGCCAAGGCACCGGAAATCGTCGCGTGGCTGGACCGTCTGCTGGAGCGCTGGCAAGCCCTGCACGAACCCGACAGCAAGCCCCGGCGAGAAGCTGAGCGAGACCTGCTCAGCTCACGAGAGCGCGGCATCATCGAGTTGATCGCACAGGGACAGTCCAACAAAGAAATTGCGCGCACGCTCGGGATCACACCCGAAACGGTCAAGTCCCACGTCAAGAGCATCTTCATGAAGCTCGCCGTCGACAAACGCGCTCAAGCCGTCTCGCGCGCGCAGGCGCTGGGATTGGTCAAGCTCAACTAG